One Rossellomorea aquimaris DNA window includes the following coding sequences:
- a CDS encoding metalloregulator ArsR/SmtB family transcription factor produces MQLNKQVAFHKTMGDPTRIKIVYLLASESLHVGAIAGKLGLTAPTISHHLTKLKECNLVYSRREKNTVYYHLNKKVLSHHGSVLHQFAHEEKGDSIMVEKLMKEKQKVMNNFLEKNGRIKSIPSQQKKKLFILEHMVEGLKVGEKYKEKDLNEYIQQFHEDFATLRREFIIHQFMYRENSIYEVNPREMWASTKLYE; encoded by the coding sequence TTGCAATTAAATAAGCAGGTAGCTTTTCATAAAACGATGGGGGATCCGACCCGGATCAAGATTGTCTATTTACTGGCATCAGAGAGCTTGCACGTAGGAGCCATTGCGGGAAAACTGGGGCTCACCGCCCCGACAATATCCCATCATCTAACGAAACTCAAAGAGTGCAATCTTGTTTATTCACGAAGAGAGAAGAACACGGTTTACTACCATTTAAATAAAAAAGTTCTGAGTCATCATGGGAGTGTTCTTCATCAGTTTGCTCATGAAGAGAAAGGGGACAGTATCATGGTAGAAAAACTAATGAAAGAAAAACAGAAAGTGATGAATAATTTCCTGGAGAAAAATGGGCGAATCAAAAGTATTCCTTCACAACAAAAAAAGAAATTATTCATCCTGGAACATATGGTGGAAGGATTAAAAGTTGGAGAAAAGTATAAGGAAAAAGATTTAAATGAATATATTCAGCAATTTCATGAAGACTTTGCAACCTTAAGAAGAGAGTTTATCATTCATCAGTTTATGTACCGGGAAAATAGCATTTATGAAGTGAATCCGAGGGAAATGTGGGCGTCGACAAAGTTATATGAGTAA